A part of Citrifermentans bremense genomic DNA contains:
- a CDS encoding CBS domain-containing protein: MLVRDRMTPNPITITPDISVTEALRLMGDKKIRRLPVVERNGKLVGIVSDRDLFQASPSPATSLAIWEIHDLLAKLTVDKTMTTEVITVTEETPLEEAARIMVDRRIGGLPVMKGDALVGIITESDLFQALLELLGGRRKGVRLTVTTTGAKGTLADVAQTIYQAGGDIVGLGFSEVEGGTSDTWVNTFKVQGVDKDKLVEAIRPHVREIKDVRET; encoded by the coding sequence ATGCTTGTTCGAGACCGGATGACTCCAAACCCCATAACCATTACGCCGGATATTTCGGTGACCGAAGCGCTGCGCCTTATGGGCGACAAGAAGATCCGGCGCCTCCCCGTGGTCGAGCGCAACGGAAAGCTCGTGGGTATCGTATCCGACCGCGACCTGTTCCAAGCCTCCCCCTCGCCGGCTACCTCTCTGGCGATCTGGGAGATCCACGACCTGCTGGCGAAATTGACCGTCGACAAGACCATGACCACCGAGGTCATCACGGTCACCGAGGAGACGCCGTTGGAAGAGGCGGCCCGCATCATGGTCGACCGCAGGATAGGCGGCCTCCCTGTAATGAAGGGGGACGCGCTGGTCGGCATCATCACCGAGAGCGACCTGTTCCAGGCGCTTTTGGAACTTTTGGGCGGCCGGCGGAAGGGGGTGCGCCTCACGGTCACCACCACCGGCGCCAAGGGAACCCTTGCCGACGTGGCCCAGACCATCTACCAGGCCGGAGGAGACATCGTTGGCCTTGGCTTCAGCGAAGTGGAAGGCGGCACCAGCGACACCTGGGTGAACACCTTCAAGGTGCAGGGGGTGGACAAGGACAAGCTGGTAGAGGCGATCCGCCCCCACGTGCGGGAGATCAAGGACGTGCGCGAGACCTGA
- a CDS encoding DEAD/DEAH box helicase codes for MDFKQFNLHPKVQAGIEAMGYVTPTPIQLQAIPSVITGQDVLGLAQTGTGKTAAFGLPMLHRLVQEERGHVRGLVLAPTRELAEQINEALNGMGKQTRLRSVTVYGGVNINTQIKKLKEGAEIVVACPGRLLDHISQGTIDLSRVEILVLDEADQMFDMGFLPDVRKILRALPGKRQNLMFSATMPDDIRRLAHEILRNPVTVQVSRTAPAATVSHALYPVGQHLKTPLLFEMLKHTDTESVLIFTKTKHRAKRVGEQLEKAGYKATSLQGNLSQNRRQAALDGFRDGTFQIMVATDIAARGIDVSLISHVINYDIPDTPEAYTHRIGRTGRAAKTGDAFTMVTSEDDYMVRSIEKVLGTKIERRRIEGFDYAVPAPQKDTEFARPPREPQRRKDGAKPGAGKPAATKVGAKPGSAKPATAPGGRRSVPMPVIGAKATEPGGRSATGRPAEGNGASAGGREGVGGSGKRHQHPGGNRPANHAARRSGR; via the coding sequence GTGGATTTCAAACAGTTTAATTTGCACCCCAAGGTCCAGGCAGGCATCGAGGCCATGGGGTACGTCACCCCGACCCCCATCCAGTTGCAGGCGATCCCGTCGGTCATCACCGGCCAGGACGTACTCGGCCTGGCGCAGACCGGGACCGGAAAGACCGCCGCTTTCGGCCTTCCCATGCTGCACCGCCTGGTGCAGGAAGAGCGCGGGCATGTCCGCGGCCTGGTCTTGGCCCCCACCCGTGAGCTCGCCGAGCAGATCAACGAGGCCTTGAACGGCATGGGGAAGCAGACGCGCCTGAGAAGCGTCACCGTCTATGGCGGGGTCAACATCAACACCCAGATCAAGAAACTAAAGGAAGGGGCCGAAATCGTGGTCGCCTGCCCGGGTCGCCTTCTGGACCACATCTCCCAGGGGACCATCGACCTCTCCAGGGTCGAGATCCTGGTGCTGGATGAGGCCGACCAGATGTTCGACATGGGCTTTCTCCCCGACGTGAGGAAGATCCTCAGGGCGCTCCCCGGCAAGAGGCAGAACCTGATGTTCTCCGCCACCATGCCCGACGACATCCGCAGGCTGGCCCACGAGATCCTGCGCAACCCGGTCACGGTGCAGGTGAGCCGCACCGCTCCGGCAGCGACCGTTTCCCATGCGCTCTACCCCGTGGGACAGCACCTGAAGACCCCGCTTCTCTTCGAGATGCTGAAGCATACCGACACCGAGAGCGTGCTCATCTTCACCAAGACCAAGCACCGCGCGAAAAGGGTAGGAGAGCAGCTGGAGAAGGCGGGGTACAAGGCGACCTCACTGCAGGGGAACCTTTCCCAGAACAGGAGACAGGCGGCGCTCGACGGCTTCAGGGACGGCACCTTCCAGATCATGGTGGCAACGGACATCGCCGCCCGCGGCATCGACGTCTCGCTCATCTCCCACGTCATCAACTACGACATCCCCGACACCCCGGAAGCCTACACCCACAGGATCGGCCGGACCGGCCGCGCCGCGAAGACCGGCGACGCCTTCACCATGGTGACATCGGAAGACGACTATATGGTGCGCAGCATCGAAAAGGTGCTGGGTACGAAGATCGAGCGCCGGCGCATCGAGGGGTTCGACTACGCGGTCCCCGCGCCGCAAAAGGACACCGAGTTCGCCCGGCCGCCCCGCGAACCTCAGCGCCGCAAAGACGGCGCCAAGCCGGGTGCCGGGAAACCCGCCGCAACCAAGGTGGGCGCAAAGCCAGGCTCCGCCAAGCCGGCGACAGCCCCAGGCGGCAGGAGGAGCGTTCCCATGCCGGTAATCGGCGCTAAAGCGACGGAGCCCGGTGGTCGCAGCGCCACCGGCCGCCCTGCCGAGGGGAATGGTGCTTCGGCTGGCGGACGTGAGGGCGTGGGCGGGAGCGGGAAAAGGCATCAGCATCCCGGCGGCAACCGCCCCGCCAACCACGCCGCCCGCCGCAGCGGCAGGTAG
- a CDS encoding response regulator — MTQRILIVEDEEKLASLLADYLKQSGFETSWIADGAEVLPRVREQQPDLVLLDLMLPGRDGLEICKEIRTFSQLPIIMITARVEEIDRLLGLELGADDYICKPFSPREVVARVKTVLRRAGEQAPVQTPGLTLDAERYSARFEGRDLELTVVEFKLLHFLYQNPGRIYSRSQLMDRIYSDQRIVSDRTIDSHIKKLRKKIAAVAPDQEIIHSIYGAGYKYEPA, encoded by the coding sequence ATGACACAGAGAATATTGATCGTAGAGGATGAGGAGAAGCTGGCGAGCCTTCTGGCGGACTACCTGAAGCAGTCGGGATTCGAGACTTCGTGGATTGCGGACGGAGCCGAGGTGCTGCCGCGGGTCAGGGAGCAGCAGCCGGACCTGGTGCTCTTGGACCTGATGCTCCCGGGGCGCGACGGTCTCGAAATATGCAAGGAGATCAGAACCTTTTCACAGCTCCCCATCATCATGATCACGGCGCGGGTCGAAGAGATAGACCGCCTGCTCGGCCTGGAGCTTGGGGCCGACGACTACATCTGCAAGCCCTTCAGCCCCCGCGAGGTAGTGGCGAGGGTTAAGACGGTGCTGCGGCGGGCCGGGGAGCAGGCCCCGGTGCAGACGCCAGGCCTCACCCTCGACGCCGAGCGCTACTCGGCGCGCTTCGAAGGGCGCGACCTGGAGCTCACCGTGGTCGAGTTCAAACTCCTGCACTTTCTCTACCAGAACCCCGGCCGGATCTACTCCCGCAGCCAGCTGATGGACCGCATCTACTCGGACCAGCGCATCGTCAGCGACCGGACCATAGACAGCCACATCAAGAAACTCAGGAAGAAGATCGCCGCAGTAGCCCCCGACCAGGAGATCATCCACTCGATCTACGGTGCAGGTTACAAATACGAGCCGGCGTGA
- a CDS encoding desulfoferrodoxin, with protein MAEALEIYKCGSCGNIVEVFHPGAGELVCCGAPMTLQKENTVDASKEKHVPVVERGEGSITVKVGSVPHPMESAHYIEWIEVIADGKVYRAQLQPGQAPEATFPVTAKEIKVREYCNLHGQWSA; from the coding sequence ATGGCAGAGGCATTGGAAATCTACAAGTGCGGGAGCTGCGGGAACATCGTGGAGGTATTTCATCCGGGTGCGGGCGAACTGGTCTGCTGCGGGGCGCCGATGACGCTGCAGAAGGAGAACACCGTCGACGCTTCCAAGGAGAAGCACGTGCCGGTTGTCGAGCGGGGAGAGGGAAGCATCACCGTGAAGGTCGGGAGCGTCCCGCACCCGATGGAGAGCGCCCACTACATCGAGTGGATCGAGGTGATAGCCGACGGCAAGGTTTACCGCGCCCAGTTGCAGCCGGGGCAGGCTCCCGAGGCGACCTTCCCGGTGACCGCCAAAGAGATCAAGGTGCGCGAGTACTGCAACCTGCACGGGCAGTGGTCGGCATAA
- a CDS encoding ATP-binding protein gives MKIMIKYRLLIAMLAATGAVVISMFLIMQWSIGHGFLAYVNTMEKDRLERLAQVLERAYQANGNWEFARSDEAWFRLVAASRESSDLDRAERGERRMQPPPPFPNFSGHSRPPRFQYRFEGRVLLLDAQKAKLAGLPSVQEAVQLHKITISGRIVGYVGLRPRQHLTDTYQLLFVKQQKLTMGLVAVVMFLVSAAISLPLAHRLVLPIKRLAASMHRLASGEYGTRVPVGPEDELGQLARDFNTLALSLENNERARRRWVADVSHELRTPLAILRGEIEAIQDGVRQAGPESMRSLHGEVMHLSRLVDDLYQISLYDIGALTYRKEKIELKEVLEDALSSLGQEFMQKGISLSIELPRADGCTVFADPDRLHQLFSNLLDNSLKYTDAGGQLSVKLHCGQNLAQVEFADSAPGVAPDQLERLFDRLYRVESSRNRAKGGAGLGLAICKNIVEAHEGTIDALPSPHGGVLIRVELPLTGSRT, from the coding sequence ATGAAGATAATGATCAAATACAGGCTGCTGATCGCCATGCTTGCCGCGACCGGCGCCGTGGTGATCTCGATGTTCCTCATCATGCAGTGGAGCATCGGGCACGGCTTTTTAGCCTACGTCAACACCATGGAAAAAGACCGGCTAGAACGGCTGGCTCAGGTGCTGGAGCGGGCCTACCAGGCGAACGGGAACTGGGAGTTCGCCAGGAGCGACGAAGCCTGGTTCAGGCTCGTCGCCGCAAGCAGGGAGTCAAGCGACCTGGACCGGGCCGAGCGCGGCGAGCGGAGAATGCAGCCGCCCCCGCCGTTTCCCAACTTCTCCGGGCACAGCCGGCCACCGCGCTTCCAGTACCGGTTCGAGGGGAGGGTGCTGCTGCTCGACGCGCAGAAGGCGAAACTGGCAGGGCTTCCGAGCGTCCAAGAGGCGGTGCAACTGCACAAGATCACGATCTCCGGCCGCATCGTAGGGTACGTGGGGCTGCGCCCCAGGCAGCACCTCACCGACACCTACCAGCTCCTCTTCGTCAAGCAGCAGAAACTCACCATGGGCCTGGTCGCCGTGGTCATGTTCCTCGTTTCCGCGGCCATCTCGCTCCCCCTGGCCCACCGTCTGGTGCTCCCCATAAAGAGGCTCGCCGCCTCCATGCACCGCCTGGCCTCCGGCGAGTACGGGACGAGGGTGCCTGTCGGCCCCGAGGACGAGCTGGGACAACTGGCCCGCGACTTCAACACGCTCGCACTCAGCCTGGAGAACAACGAGCGGGCGCGCCGGCGCTGGGTGGCCGACGTCTCGCACGAGCTGCGCACGCCGCTTGCCATCCTGCGCGGCGAGATCGAGGCGATCCAGGACGGGGTGCGCCAGGCGGGCCCGGAGTCGATGCGCTCCCTGCACGGCGAGGTGATGCACCTAAGCCGCCTGGTCGACGACCTCTACCAGATCTCCCTCTACGACATCGGGGCGCTGACCTACCGCAAGGAGAAGATCGAGCTGAAGGAAGTGCTAGAGGATGCGCTGAGTTCCCTGGGGCAGGAATTCATGCAAAAGGGGATCAGCCTCTCCATCGAGCTCCCCCGGGCCGACGGCTGCACCGTCTTCGCCGACCCGGATCGTCTGCACCAGCTTTTCTCCAACCTTTTGGACAACTCGCTCAAGTACACCGACGCCGGCGGCCAACTCTCGGTGAAGCTTCACTGCGGGCAAAACCTCGCGCAGGTGGAGTTCGCCGACAGCGCGCCGGGAGTGGCGCCGGACCAACTGGAGCGCCTTTTCGACCGGCTGTACCGGGTGGAAAGCTCGCGCAACCGCGCCAAGGGGGGGGCGGGGCTCGGCCTTGCCATCTGCAAGAACATCGTCGAGGCCCACGAAGGAACCATAGACGCCCTTCCCTCCCCGCACGGCGGGGTGCTGATCAGGGTGGAACTGCCGCTTACCGGGAGCAGGACATGA
- a CDS encoding DUF4350 domain-containing protein, producing MSILVLASLIWTTPGEAAQKVLFDTGHGERFLVNNPGPLQLSGLAEILKSAGAEVATIDQPFSDATLAGAHAVVISGAFNALHPAEIEALQRFMQGGGKLAVMLHIAPPMATLLESLHVTYTNGVVQERQNVIDNDPIRFYVQQIEPHPALSGVTRFSVHGAWGLMNLAHTARVVAATGPQAWVDLNMDKVQEKKETASFGVAVAGDVGKGGFIAFGDDALFQNKFLDDDNRYLARSLAGWLNN from the coding sequence ATGAGTATACTTGTACTGGCCTCCTTAATCTGGACCACCCCGGGAGAAGCGGCCCAGAAGGTCCTCTTCGACACCGGGCACGGGGAGCGTTTCCTGGTCAACAACCCGGGGCCTTTGCAGCTTTCGGGGCTGGCCGAGATACTGAAGTCGGCGGGTGCCGAGGTCGCGACCATTGACCAGCCCTTCAGCGACGCGACGCTTGCCGGTGCCCATGCCGTCGTGATCAGCGGCGCCTTCAACGCGCTGCACCCGGCTGAGATCGAAGCGCTGCAACGTTTCATGCAGGGGGGGGGCAAGCTGGCCGTGATGCTGCACATAGCCCCTCCCATGGCAACGCTCCTCGAAAGCCTTCATGTGACCTACACCAACGGCGTGGTCCAGGAGCGGCAGAACGTGATCGACAACGACCCAATCAGGTTTTACGTGCAGCAGATAGAGCCCCATCCGGCCCTCTCCGGGGTCACCCGGTTCAGCGTGCACGGTGCCTGGGGGCTTATGAACCTGGCCCACACCGCCCGCGTGGTCGCGGCTACGGGGCCGCAGGCCTGGGTGGACCTCAACATGGACAAGGTCCAGGAGAAGAAGGAGACGGCAAGCTTCGGCGTGGCCGTTGCCGGCGACGTGGGGAAGGGAGGCTTCATCGCCTTCGGCGACGATGCGCTGTTCCAGAACAAGTTTCTTGATGATGACAACAGGTACCTGGCCAGAAGCCTGGCCGGCTGGCTGAATAATTAA
- a CDS encoding methyl-accepting chemotaxis protein translates to MLNNMKIGTRLLLSFGLVLLLLMVVAGTGYWGVQSGEKTIVTLLDSEGRLAEHSARARANVLGLRRYEKDMFLNIEDMKKVDGYYQKWQEETEKVHERVTDLEKVATQPDDVEKVKAVKENLVLYKAGVDKVFAAIKEGKLKTPAEANAAVGAYKDETHKMEDAATKLATDANKSMQGAKAVIMRATHDVVMMLVAISLVAVLVAIGLSLLVTRSIKRPLQIGVETADRLAAGDLTVEISETSKDETGMLLAAMKNMVYKLREIVAEVQAATKNVASGSQELSSGSEEMSQGASEQAAAAEEASASMEQMTSNIRQNADNALQTEKIAVKSAENAKEGGQAVQETVQAMKDIAGKINIIEEIARQTNLLALNAAIEAARAGEHGKGFAVVASEVRKLAERSQKAAAEISQLSSNSVDIAEKAGELLSKMVPDIQKTAELVQEISASSREQDTGAEQINKAIQQLDTVIQQNAGASEEMSSTAEELASQAELLASSIAFFKIGEEASSKPQARRAKSGVKPMSFSRQPVKSGAAVTNAVGTDLHLDDDQFEHF, encoded by the coding sequence ATGTTAAACAACATGAAGATAGGGACGCGGTTACTGCTGAGTTTTGGACTGGTATTGCTGCTCCTGATGGTGGTAGCAGGAACCGGCTATTGGGGTGTCCAGTCGGGCGAAAAGACGATTGTGACGCTCCTCGATAGCGAAGGGCGCCTGGCAGAGCACTCGGCAAGGGCGCGGGCCAACGTGCTCGGCCTGCGACGTTACGAGAAAGACATGTTCCTCAACATCGAGGACATGAAGAAGGTGGACGGGTATTACCAGAAATGGCAGGAGGAAACTGAAAAAGTCCACGAGCGTGTAACCGACCTGGAAAAAGTGGCAACTCAACCGGACGACGTGGAGAAGGTGAAGGCGGTTAAGGAGAACCTGGTCCTCTACAAGGCCGGCGTGGACAAGGTGTTCGCCGCCATCAAGGAAGGCAAACTCAAGACGCCTGCCGAGGCAAACGCCGCCGTAGGAGCATACAAGGACGAGACCCACAAGATGGAGGATGCCGCCACCAAGCTGGCGACGGACGCCAACAAGAGCATGCAGGGGGCAAAAGCGGTCATAATGAGGGCGACCCATGACGTGGTTATGATGCTGGTAGCTATCTCCCTGGTGGCGGTCCTCGTAGCTATAGGCTTAAGCCTCCTGGTGACCCGCAGCATCAAGCGTCCGCTCCAGATCGGGGTGGAAACGGCAGACCGGCTGGCGGCAGGAGATCTCACCGTCGAAATCAGCGAGACCAGCAAGGACGAAACGGGAATGCTGTTGGCGGCGATGAAAAACATGGTCTACAAGCTGAGGGAGATCGTGGCCGAGGTGCAGGCCGCAACCAAGAACGTCGCCTCGGGAAGCCAGGAGCTCTCCTCCGGCTCGGAGGAGATGTCGCAGGGCGCCAGCGAGCAGGCCGCCGCCGCGGAAGAAGCTTCCGCCAGCATGGAGCAGATGACCTCCAACATCCGCCAGAACGCGGACAACGCGCTGCAGACCGAGAAGATAGCGGTCAAGTCCGCGGAGAATGCCAAGGAAGGTGGCCAGGCTGTCCAGGAAACGGTGCAGGCCATGAAGGACATCGCCGGCAAGATCAACATCATCGAGGAGATCGCGCGCCAGACCAACCTTTTGGCGCTGAACGCGGCCATCGAGGCGGCCCGGGCCGGCGAGCACGGCAAGGGATTCGCCGTAGTCGCGAGCGAAGTGAGGAAACTGGCCGAGCGCAGCCAGAAGGCGGCGGCGGAGATCTCGCAACTATCCAGCAATAGCGTCGACATAGCGGAGAAAGCCGGAGAGCTGCTGTCCAAGATGGTGCCCGATATCCAGAAGACGGCCGAACTGGTCCAGGAAATCAGCGCCTCCAGCCGCGAGCAGGACACCGGTGCGGAGCAGATCAACAAGGCGATCCAGCAGCTCGACACCGTCATCCAGCAGAACGCTGGCGCGTCGGAGGAGATGTCCTCGACCGCGGAAGAGCTCGCCTCGCAGGCGGAGCTTTTGGCAAGCTCCATCGCCTTCTTCAAGATTGGCGAAGAGGCAAGCTCGAAGCCCCAGGCAAGGCGCGCCAAGTCGGGAGTGAAGCCGATGAGCTTCAGCCGGCAACCGGTAAAATCCGGCGCAGCGGTCACGAACGCAGTGGGGACAGACCTCCACTTGGACGACGACCAGTTCGAGCACTTCTAG
- a CDS encoding Dabb family protein gives MIAHIVLFTLKESTPEGIEKAKELLLSMEGKVEMLRQLEVGVDVIRSPRSADIALYTRFDSLEDLQAYQVHPYHADTVAAYMRSVCSSVVAADYHC, from the coding sequence ATGATTGCGCACATAGTGTTGTTCACGTTGAAGGAGTCGACTCCTGAGGGGATCGAGAAGGCAAAGGAGCTCCTTTTGAGCATGGAGGGGAAGGTCGAGATGCTGCGCCAGCTTGAAGTGGGGGTGGACGTGATCCGCTCTCCCAGGTCCGCGGACATCGCCCTTTATACAAGGTTCGACTCCCTGGAAGATCTCCAGGCCTACCAGGTGCACCCCTACCACGCCGACACGGTCGCCGCCTACATGAGGAGCGTCTGCTCTTCCGTGGTCGCCGCCGATTACCACTGCTAG